A stretch of Elusimicrobiota bacterium DNA encodes these proteins:
- a CDS encoding GMC family oxidoreductase, translated as MHTKEFDIVVVGSGAGGGAVAKELAPLAAHGMKIAVLEWGPKFREADYTGREVEMANRLYFDGGGFLTKDRNMTLAFARAYGGSTVVYTGTSLVIPKETLGRWGVPGLSWDDLSRRSQKYKEENNVHLLEPDLINDNNRLFYEGCRQLGYQVEQFPLNLKGCQGSGMCNMGCPNAAKQGTHRVQLPAAEKQGVQVITRCEVKRIDMETRALEAVVHPQESVGEPSKWAPGRYQIKAKIVVVAAGAVNSPALLLRSGLGGRLPALGRYWTCHPALILVAQHDRSITNYYGHPKSYYCDEFVDPDKFLLETCMYFPFVTAKNLAGFGPEHASMMKRMDRLQMILVLALDEALAQNRVTIDHEGNPVVDYRIGDQTIDSFVASMRASAKIFFAAGARRVHAPAAKKFFIEAEEKNQIDALITRDDFKLGKVSISAAHLMGGCRMGTNAQDSVTDVWGQVHGLPWLFAADASLFPKCAQINPYLTIMALADRAAEAVRSRVGELKTQPVGV; from the coding sequence ATGCATACCAAAGAATTCGACATCGTGGTCGTGGGTTCCGGCGCCGGGGGCGGCGCCGTGGCCAAGGAATTGGCTCCCCTGGCGGCCCATGGAATGAAAATCGCGGTTTTGGAATGGGGCCCAAAATTCCGGGAAGCGGATTACACGGGCCGGGAAGTGGAAATGGCCAACCGTCTTTATTTTGACGGCGGCGGTTTTTTAACCAAGGATCGCAATATGACGCTCGCCTTTGCCCGCGCTTACGGGGGTTCGACCGTGGTTTACACCGGCACCTCGCTGGTGATCCCCAAGGAAACGCTCGGGCGATGGGGCGTTCCCGGATTATCCTGGGATGATTTGAGCAGGCGTTCCCAAAAATATAAAGAAGAAAATAACGTTCATTTGCTTGAACCTGATTTGATTAATGACAATAACCGTTTGTTTTATGAGGGCTGCCGGCAATTGGGCTACCAGGTCGAACAATTTCCGTTGAATTTGAAAGGTTGTCAGGGTTCGGGCATGTGCAATATGGGCTGCCCGAATGCGGCCAAACAGGGCACTCATCGCGTCCAGCTCCCGGCCGCGGAAAAACAAGGCGTTCAGGTGATCACCCGCTGCGAGGTCAAGCGCATCGATATGGAAACCCGCGCGCTTGAGGCCGTCGTCCACCCCCAAGAAAGCGTGGGGGAGCCCTCAAAATGGGCGCCGGGCCGATATCAAATTAAGGCCAAAATCGTTGTTGTTGCCGCCGGGGCGGTCAACAGCCCGGCTTTACTGTTGCGATCGGGGTTGGGGGGCAGGCTGCCGGCTTTGGGGCGCTATTGGACATGCCACCCGGCTTTGATTTTGGTCGCTCAGCATGACCGGTCCATTACTAACTATTACGGTCATCCTAAAAGCTACTACTGCGATGAATTCGTCGACCCCGACAAGTTTTTGCTGGAAACCTGCATGTACTTTCCCTTTGTCACAGCCAAGAATCTGGCGGGTTTCGGGCCCGAACACGCGTCCATGATGAAGCGGATGGACCGATTGCAAATGATTCTTGTTCTGGCGTTAGATGAGGCGCTGGCTCAAAACCGCGTCACGATCGATCATGAGGGCAATCCGGTGGTTGATTACCGCATCGGGGATCAAACCATCGATTCGTTCGTCGCTTCCATGCGCGCCTCGGCCAAGATTTTCTTCGCCGCCGGCGCCCGGCGCGTGCATGCTCCGGCCGCCAAGAAGTTTTTTATCGAGGCCGAAGAAAAAAATCAGATCGACGCTCTCATCACCCGTGATGATTTCAAGCTGGGCAAGGTTTCCATTTCCGCCGCGCATTTGATGGGCGGCTGCCGTATGGGAACGAATGCCCAAGATTCGGTGACCGATGTTTGGGGCCAGGTGCATGGGCTGCCTTGGTTGTTTGCGGCGGATGCAAGCTTGTTCCCTAAATGCGCCCAGATCAATCCTTATTTGACGATTATGGCTTTGGCGGATCGAGCGGCTGAGGCCGTTCGCAGCAGGGTTGGGGAACTCAAGACCCAGCCCGTGGGGGTTTAA
- a CDS encoding thiamine pyrophosphate-binding protein, with product MKLTGADLVVKALEAEGVRWTFGIPGTHNTELYDALERSEQVTPMLVTDEQCASFMADGVSRTSDQVGVANVVPGAGVTHCLSGVGEAFMDNVPLVVLATGMRRDTGKSYQLHHIDQLAILRPITKAAFRPERPEDIYPIVRQAFAIARSGTPGPVAVEIPANFFLFSHEIGPLSYDGAGSLRPPEASSGDLDQAARLLEGAAFPALYIGNGAKACQAELIELAEKLGAPVVTTVQGKGVFPEHHPLWLWNTFGNAAPAFVRNIMDRADCLLAIGCRFGEVATASYGLQTPENLIHVDINKDVFHKNYPAKLAVESDAGVFVRGLLERLKRRPQNAALKEEIRRGHEDIWNDWRQSPSKERVTPSLFLSSLQKILGPDAIYATDSGNGTFVAMEMLRLDQPGCFIGPIDYSCMGYSVPAAIGAKLVNPDRPVAALAGDGALLMTGLELMSASHYGIAPLIFVLRDGELSQIVQFQRTSLNRDTCSVLHPYDLEALAKSCHAHYCDLPNDAAIDKTIHAALEKAKDKKPVVINVAIDYSQKTFFTKGVVKTNLWRLPWSERLRMLGRAAYRHLIAR from the coding sequence ATGAAATTAACAGGCGCTGATTTGGTCGTTAAAGCTTTGGAAGCCGAGGGCGTTCGCTGGACATTCGGCATTCCGGGCACGCATAACACCGAGCTCTACGATGCGTTGGAGCGCTCCGAGCAGGTGACCCCGATGCTGGTGACTGATGAGCAATGCGCTTCATTCATGGCGGACGGGGTCTCCCGCACGTCGGATCAAGTGGGCGTGGCCAATGTGGTGCCCGGAGCCGGGGTGACGCATTGCCTTTCCGGGGTGGGGGAAGCCTTCATGGACAATGTGCCTTTGGTTGTTCTGGCCACGGGTATGCGCCGGGACACGGGCAAATCTTATCAACTGCATCATATCGATCAATTGGCGATTTTGCGTCCGATCACCAAAGCGGCGTTCAGGCCCGAGCGCCCGGAGGATATTTACCCGATTGTCCGCCAAGCGTTCGCCATCGCGCGAAGCGGCACGCCGGGTCCTGTGGCCGTTGAAATCCCGGCGAATTTTTTCCTTTTCAGCCATGAGATCGGGCCGCTCAGCTACGACGGAGCGGGGTCGTTGCGTCCGCCCGAGGCTTCTTCGGGAGATTTGGACCAAGCAGCCCGCCTGCTTGAGGGCGCGGCGTTCCCCGCGCTTTATATCGGCAACGGGGCCAAGGCCTGCCAAGCGGAATTAATCGAATTGGCCGAAAAACTGGGCGCGCCCGTGGTCACGACGGTCCAGGGAAAAGGCGTTTTTCCGGAGCATCATCCCCTTTGGCTTTGGAACACGTTCGGGAATGCGGCCCCGGCCTTTGTCCGCAACATTATGGACCGGGCGGATTGTTTATTGGCCATCGGCTGCCGGTTCGGCGAGGTGGCCACGGCCAGCTACGGTTTGCAGACGCCGGAAAATTTGATTCATGTGGATATTAATAAGGATGTTTTTCATAAAAATTATCCGGCCAAGCTGGCCGTTGAATCGGACGCGGGCGTATTTGTCCGGGGCTTGCTGGAGCGGCTCAAGCGGCGTCCCCAGAACGCGGCGTTAAAAGAGGAAATTCGCCGGGGGCATGAGGATATTTGGAACGATTGGCGCCAATCGCCCAGCAAGGAACGCGTGACCCCGTCTTTGTTTTTATCCTCGCTCCAAAAGATTCTGGGCCCGGATGCCATTTATGCCACGGATTCCGGCAACGGCACGTTCGTGGCCATGGAAATGCTGCGCCTTGATCAACCCGGCTGTTTTATCGGGCCCATTGATTATTCCTGCATGGGTTATTCGGTGCCGGCAGCTATCGGCGCGAAACTCGTTAACCCTGACCGGCCGGTGGCGGCTTTAGCCGGCGACGGCGCTTTGTTGATGACCGGCTTGGAATTGATGAGCGCCTCGCATTACGGGATCGCGCCGTTGATTTTTGTGCTCAGAGACGGGGAGTTAAGCCAAATCGTTCAGTTCCAGCGGACCAGCTTGAACCGGGATACGTGCAGCGTGCTTCATCCGTATGACTTGGAAGCCTTGGCTAAATCCTGCCATGCCCACTATTGTGATTTGCCTAATGACGCGGCCATCGATAAAACGATTCATGCGGCATTGGAAAAAGCCAAGGATAAAAAACCCGTGGTGATCAATGTGGCCATCGATTATTCCCAAAAAACATTTTTCACCAAAGGCGTGGTTAAAACCAATCTTTGGCGATTGCCTTGGAGCGAGCGCCTGAGGATGCTCGGCCGCGCCGCTTACCGCCATTTGATTGCCCGCTAA
- a CDS encoding alpha/beta hydrolase, which translates to MKMFSALVVFIVLGGLVYFGLRAFEQANIYFPDRVVAATPREAGLAFEDIHLTSQDGVAICGWWMPHSRAQATVLFLHGNGGNISHRMATLAGFHEHGFSVFIIDYRGYGQSAGRPSEQGLYRDALAAYGFLADKKNILPDDVVLFGESLGGMVAADLASRVKIRAIITEGSPSSAVDMGEMMFPFLPVRRFLKQRFEAADKLARVSAPKLIIHSRDDEIVPFALGERLFQAAKEPKEFWAISGSHCAGPSISGELYWDKIEEFLAKSDIANRRL; encoded by the coding sequence TTGAAAATGTTTTCCGCGCTGGTTGTTTTCATTGTTTTGGGGGGACTGGTTTATTTCGGCCTCCGGGCGTTTGAGCAGGCGAATATTTATTTTCCAGACCGCGTTGTGGCGGCCACGCCGCGGGAAGCGGGGCTTGCCTTTGAAGATATTCATTTGACCAGCCAAGACGGCGTTGCCATTTGCGGCTGGTGGATGCCCCATTCCCGGGCTCAGGCGACGGTTCTTTTTCTTCATGGCAACGGCGGCAATATCAGCCATCGGATGGCGACATTGGCGGGATTTCATGAACACGGTTTTAGTGTTTTCATCATCGATTACCGAGGTTATGGCCAAAGCGCCGGCCGGCCATCCGAACAAGGGCTTTATCGCGACGCGTTGGCCGCTTATGGGTTTTTGGCGGACAAAAAGAATATTCTCCCGGACGACGTTGTTCTTTTCGGCGAGTCGTTGGGCGGGATGGTGGCCGCTGATTTGGCGAGCCGCGTGAAAATTCGCGCCATCATCACAGAAGGCTCCCCTTCCTCGGCCGTAGACATGGGGGAAATGATGTTTCCTTTTTTGCCGGTGCGACGCTTTCTCAAGCAGCGTTTTGAAGCCGCGGATAAGCTGGCCCGCGTCAGCGCTCCCAAATTGATTATTCATAGCCGGGACGATGAAATCGTTCCCTTTGCCCTTGGCGAACGTCTGTTCCAGGCAGCCAAGGAACCTAAGGAGTTCTGGGCGATTAGCGGCAGCCATTGCGCGGGTCCGAGCATTTCGGGTGAACTCTATTGGGATAAAATCGAGGAGTTTCTGGCAAAATCAGATATTGCGAATCGAAGGCTTTAA
- a CDS encoding ACT domain-containing protein, giving the protein MMLRVVKLGGSTLATPEQVRAMAQALATMHRGQEKVLAVVSAMGKTTDHLYDAFIRAAGERADALDLERFLSQGEWASAQLLAAALKTAGQDSVAITPWDKNWPLAVALQNHAAPLKEKVNEIRNFKLLTSSKRMVHNVIGGHLKAGRIPVVCGFVAKNQSGEVVTLGRGGSDISAFLLADILKADEVILVKDVDGVLPWDPNVAGVHPKAKVAHLEAKELYFLSSAGSRVVHPGALRYLKAGKKARVISYKSDDWAKGGTEILKTPHAALRLLDIPLAALTFIGRDLVSTPGILYEISRPLKETGVSIYSITVSESFLAVYVPEKDCEKAYGFLAEVAARIPQLKSSAVKKGLVKITVSSEESIEAPGAIERLVRPIARAGLNVWEIVTIHSDIMLFVEKPLAQKVVRSLKRSLKTK; this is encoded by the coding sequence TTGATGCTGCGTGTTGTTAAATTAGGCGGTTCTACTTTAGCCACCCCTGAACAAGTTCGGGCTATGGCACAGGCCTTAGCCACCATGCACCGGGGCCAAGAGAAAGTTTTGGCCGTGGTCTCAGCCATGGGAAAAACCACGGACCATCTTTATGACGCTTTTATCCGCGCTGCCGGCGAAAGGGCGGATGCCCTGGATTTGGAACGTTTTTTATCCCAAGGAGAATGGGCCTCGGCCCAACTTTTGGCCGCTGCGCTCAAGACTGCCGGTCAAGATTCGGTCGCCATCACCCCATGGGACAAAAATTGGCCGTTGGCCGTCGCTCTTCAAAATCACGCCGCTCCCCTGAAGGAAAAAGTCAATGAAATCAGGAATTTCAAACTGCTGACATCATCAAAGCGCATGGTTCACAACGTGATCGGCGGGCATTTGAAAGCCGGACGCATTCCGGTTGTCTGCGGGTTCGTGGCTAAAAATCAATCGGGCGAAGTGGTGACCTTGGGCCGCGGCGGCAGCGATATTTCCGCTTTTTTGCTGGCGGATATCCTGAAAGCCGATGAAGTGATTTTGGTCAAAGACGTGGATGGTGTTTTGCCCTGGGACCCCAATGTGGCGGGCGTTCACCCCAAGGCCAAAGTCGCTCATCTTGAGGCCAAGGAGCTTTATTTTTTGTCTTCGGCGGGCTCGCGCGTGGTTCATCCTGGGGCTCTGCGCTATCTTAAAGCGGGCAAAAAGGCACGCGTGATCTCCTATAAAAGCGATGATTGGGCCAAGGGCGGAACCGAAATTTTGAAGACGCCGCACGCCGCCTTGCGTCTATTGGACATCCCGTTGGCGGCTTTGACGTTCATCGGCAGGGACTTGGTGTCGACGCCCGGCATTCTTTATGAGATCAGCCGGCCGCTGAAGGAAACGGGCGTTTCGATTTATTCGATTACAGTCAGCGAATCCTTTCTTGCCGTTTACGTCCCTGAGAAAGACTGCGAAAAAGCCTATGGGTTCTTAGCTGAGGTGGCCGCGCGTATCCCTCAATTAAAGAGCTCGGCCGTTAAAAAGGGTTTGGTTAAGATCACCGTATCCAGCGAAGAATCGATTGAGGCTCCGGGCGCGATCGAGCGCTTGGTGCGTCCCATCGCCAGGGCGGGGTTGAACGTCTGGGAAATCGTCACCATTCATTCGGATATCATGCTGTTCGTTGAGAAACCCTTGGCTCAAAAAGTCGTTCGGTCGCTCAAGCGTTCCTTAAAAACAAAATGA
- a CDS encoding acetyl ornithine aminotransferase family protein, giving the protein MTKFKAGPKAKQWIARDSRVISPSYTRGYPAVIVRGRGARVWDADGREYLDFSAGIATVSTGHCHPQVVRAVQKQAAELIHMSGTDFYYPAQIKLAEKLSELFPGKERGSVFFGNSGAEAIEAGMKLARYATRRPRFISFIGAFHGRTFGALSLTNSKAVQRRGFAPLLPQTNHAPYAYCYRCPLNLKYPSCKIACADYIEDEMFRTTVPPEEVAAIAVEPVQGEGGYVVPPPEWLARVQQIARKYGILVLADEVQSGMGRTGRMFAVEHFGVNPDMIALAKGIASGLPLGALVAKKSLMTWPPGAHASTFGGNPVAAEAALVTIKLLETELINNAQIQGRYLMQNLKALQDEFEPIGDVRGLGLMIGVEMVTDRVTKKRAGALRDLIVDNCFNAGLLLLGSGPNTIRFCPPLTVTKKEIDRSIDILRRVLNKSLKNRKTA; this is encoded by the coding sequence ATGACTAAATTTAAAGCAGGGCCAAAAGCCAAACAATGGATCGCGAGGGATAGTCGCGTCATTTCCCCCTCCTATACCCGCGGCTACCCTGCGGTCATCGTGCGCGGACGCGGCGCGCGCGTCTGGGATGCGGACGGCCGCGAGTACCTTGATTTTTCGGCCGGCATCGCCACAGTATCCACCGGCCACTGCCATCCGCAAGTCGTCCGCGCCGTTCAAAAACAAGCGGCAGAGCTCATCCATATGTCCGGTACGGATTTCTATTACCCGGCCCAAATCAAATTGGCCGAAAAACTATCCGAACTGTTCCCGGGCAAAGAGCGCGGATCGGTTTTCTTCGGCAATTCCGGCGCCGAGGCCATTGAAGCCGGCATGAAATTGGCCCGCTACGCGACGCGGCGGCCCCGTTTTATTTCCTTTATCGGCGCTTTTCACGGCCGCACCTTCGGAGCGCTGTCCTTGACCAATTCGAAGGCCGTTCAACGGCGCGGTTTTGCTCCGCTTCTGCCGCAAACCAATCACGCGCCCTACGCCTACTGCTACCGATGCCCCCTGAATCTAAAATACCCGTCCTGCAAAATCGCGTGCGCGGATTACATTGAAGATGAAATGTTCCGGACCACGGTCCCTCCCGAGGAGGTGGCCGCCATTGCGGTTGAACCCGTTCAAGGAGAAGGCGGCTACGTGGTGCCGCCGCCGGAATGGCTCGCCCGCGTTCAACAAATCGCCCGCAAGTACGGCATTCTTGTATTAGCCGATGAAGTCCAATCCGGCATGGGAAGAACCGGACGCATGTTCGCGGTGGAACATTTCGGCGTGAATCCGGATATGATCGCGCTGGCCAAAGGCATCGCCTCCGGCCTGCCCTTGGGCGCGCTGGTCGCCAAAAAAAGCCTGATGACCTGGCCGCCCGGAGCCCATGCCTCCACATTCGGCGGCAATCCGGTGGCGGCTGAAGCCGCGCTCGTCACCATCAAACTGCTTGAAACAGAATTGATCAACAACGCGCAAATCCAGGGCCGCTACTTGATGCAGAATCTTAAGGCGCTCCAGGATGAGTTCGAGCCCATCGGCGACGTGCGGGGCTTGGGTCTGATGATCGGCGTCGAGATGGTGACGGATCGCGTCACCAAGAAACGGGCCGGAGCGTTGAGGGATTTGATCGTCGATAACTGCTTCAACGCCGGGCTCCTGCTCTTAGGCAGCGGTCCCAATACCATCAGGTTCTGCCCTCCGCTGACCGTCACCAAAAAAGAAATCGACCGTTCGATCGATATTTTACGTCGGGTTCTCAACAAGTCTCTAAAGAATCGAAAAACGGCCTAA
- a CDS encoding LssY C-terminal domain-containing protein has product MNKRAAGFGIILTGALLTALFGDFIWPTRAEPFPVETLSAVPSFDGLLPTLPARNTGRLGRVGNAWNMAFIGSEEQIIGALEEAGWTRLALSIPQSIREGLAQIVRWERLTKFPPMNLYKLNGRIQDHNWAQVITPIAKRHHFRLWKLPHIDQKQRYLWWGHGDFDLSVRWHDLSHVPDPDMNMERDHIAGTLKGSRWVESLEWRPMAHIPNKGKNDKGYPFFNDGRILLVTLKNPSESSKTLD; this is encoded by the coding sequence ATGAACAAACGCGCCGCCGGCTTCGGCATTATTTTAACCGGAGCGCTGTTGACCGCGCTCTTCGGCGATTTCATTTGGCCGACCAGGGCTGAACCTTTTCCGGTGGAAACGCTCAGCGCGGTCCCCTCCTTTGACGGGCTATTGCCCACGCTGCCGGCCCGCAATACGGGACGCCTGGGCCGGGTCGGCAATGCCTGGAATATGGCGTTCATCGGCAGTGAAGAGCAGATCATCGGCGCTCTTGAGGAAGCGGGCTGGACCCGCTTGGCCCTGTCCATCCCGCAATCCATTCGAGAAGGCCTGGCCCAGATTGTCCGCTGGGAACGCCTGACCAAATTTCCCCCCATGAACCTTTACAAGCTCAACGGCCGCATCCAGGATCATAATTGGGCCCAGGTCATCACCCCCATCGCCAAGCGGCATCATTTCCGGCTTTGGAAATTGCCCCATATCGATCAAAAACAACGGTATTTGTGGTGGGGCCACGGAGATTTTGATTTAAGCGTGCGTTGGCATGATCTCTCCCATGTGCCGGACCCGGATATGAACATGGAACGCGACCATATCGCTGGAACGCTCAAAGGATCGCGCTGGGTCGAATCTTTAGAATGGCGTCCCATGGCGCATATTCCCAACAAAGGCAAAAACGATAAAGGCTACCCTTTCTTTAACGATGGACGCATCTTGCTGGTGACGCTCAAAAACCCCTCGGAATCTTCAAAAACGCTAGACTGA
- a CDS encoding aspartate kinase: protein MSSKKLLVMKFGGTSVANPERILSSAAKVARAKKHGRRVIVVVSAPGEMTDELIDLAKSVTRDPDSREMDMLLATGEQVGIALFAMALKARGVDAVSLTGPQAGILATNTHTMAKIVRIQPEKINRALSENKAVVVAGFQGINPHGEITTLGRGGSDLTAVALASAFDAEACEIYTDVEGVYTADPRLVPTAKKIHRISYDAMLELASAGAQVMQPRSIEVAKRFGVPIHVKCSFTNEEGTWIMDIKNKRRGMEEAQVSGVALDRNLTKLTVKNVPDRPGAAAQLFAELAKENIPVDMIVQSAAREKGVNDISITVNRGVAPRAHKAMERACRMLGAEHVAIEESCAKVSVVGTGLRNESILAAKVFQTLADHKINIQMIANSDIKIACLINANQAAEALRALHDAFHLGRRS from the coding sequence ATGAGCTCTAAAAAACTTCTCGTCATGAAATTCGGCGGCACTTCGGTCGCCAATCCCGAACGAATTTTAAGCTCCGCCGCCAAAGTCGCCCGCGCCAAAAAACACGGCCGGCGCGTCATCGTGGTCGTCTCCGCTCCGGGAGAAATGACCGATGAATTGATCGATCTGGCCAAAAGCGTGACCCGCGATCCCGATTCCAGAGAAATGGATATGCTCTTGGCCACCGGCGAACAAGTCGGCATCGCGCTGTTCGCCATGGCCTTGAAGGCGCGGGGCGTCGACGCCGTATCGCTGACCGGCCCTCAAGCCGGCATCCTAGCCACCAATACGCACACCATGGCCAAAATCGTCCGCATTCAACCCGAAAAAATCAACAGGGCATTAAGCGAAAATAAGGCGGTCGTGGTCGCGGGTTTTCAAGGGATCAACCCCCACGGGGAAATCACCACGCTCGGCCGCGGCGGGTCGGATTTGACGGCCGTGGCCCTGGCCTCGGCGTTTGACGCCGAAGCGTGTGAGATTTATACGGACGTCGAAGGCGTCTATACCGCGGACCCGCGCCTGGTGCCGACCGCCAAAAAAATTCACCGGATTTCCTACGACGCCATGCTTGAGCTGGCCTCGGCCGGGGCCCAGGTGATGCAGCCGCGCTCCATCGAGGTGGCCAAACGCTTCGGCGTTCCGATTCACGTCAAATGCTCGTTTACCAATGAGGAGGGAACCTGGATTATGGATATCAAAAATAAACGCAGGGGCATGGAAGAAGCCCAAGTATCGGGCGTGGCCCTGGACCGGAACCTGACCAAACTAACCGTCAAGAATGTCCCGGACCGTCCGGGCGCGGCCGCCCAACTCTTCGCCGAGTTGGCTAAAGAGAATATCCCGGTGGATATGATCGTTCAATCCGCGGCCAGAGAAAAAGGCGTCAACGATATTTCCATCACCGTCAATCGCGGCGTGGCCCCCAGAGCGCACAAAGCCATGGAACGCGCCTGCCGGATGCTGGGGGCCGAACATGTGGCGATTGAAGAATCCTGCGCCAAAGTTTCGGTCGTGGGCACCGGGCTGCGCAACGAAAGCATCCTGGCCGCCAAAGTTTTTCAAACGCTGGCCGATCACAAAATCAACATTCAGATGATCGCCAATTCCGACATTAAAATCGCCTGCCTCATCAACGCCAATCAAGCGGCCGAGGCATTGCGCGCGCTTCACGATGCGTTTCATTTGGGCCGCCGTTCTTAG
- a CDS encoding ACT domain-containing protein: protein MRQTRYSYYLRFAAGDRPGVLAKIAGIFGRCGISIAQIYQDALAGLPKEKGRAPIVAVTHPGREDAVQKALASFRSLRRDIDCRSFLRIRG from the coding sequence ATGCGGCAAACCCGTTATTCTTATTATCTGCGCTTCGCCGCCGGCGACCGTCCGGGCGTGCTGGCAAAAATCGCGGGCATTTTCGGACGCTGCGGTATTTCCATCGCCCAAATTTATCAAGACGCTTTGGCCGGGTTGCCCAAAGAAAAAGGCCGGGCGCCGATTGTCGCCGTCACCCACCCGGGCCGTGAAGACGCCGTGCAAAAAGCGTTGGCCTCCTTCCGGTCCTTGCGCCGGGATATTGACTGCCGAAGTTTCTTGCGCATTCGTGGATGA
- a CDS encoding homoserine dehydrogenase — protein MQRSKQSLGLALVGLGHVGRGFCQLLIKQKTALERRLGVELRFLWVCDRHPDKKIKNLRLPSETRVTRNIKPLLGDPRVDIVIELMGGLTQARRLTLEALRSGRHVITANKLMLATCWPELLGAARRNNAHLFFEAAVASGIPIIRSIREGLVASRIHRIEGILNGTTNYILTRMMRDAMPYKEALTQAQRLGFAEADPSLDTSGADTAHKLSILASLASGSWVSPATVYREGIERLNLTDILFAQNRLSLVPRLLGIAEINTGARVSARVHPCLIPITDPMATVDDEYNAIAVSTDAAGTIYFQGKGAGALPAASSVLSDLVDLGQLILSSAQMQLPAQMR, from the coding sequence ATGCAGCGCTCAAAACAGTCGCTTGGCTTGGCGTTGGTCGGCTTGGGCCATGTGGGGCGCGGCTTCTGCCAACTGTTGATCAAACAAAAAACAGCGCTCGAGCGCCGGCTGGGCGTTGAGTTGAGGTTTCTTTGGGTTTGCGACCGCCACCCGGATAAAAAAATAAAAAATCTCCGGCTGCCTTCCGAAACCCGCGTCACTCGCAATATCAAGCCGCTGCTTGGCGATCCCCGCGTTGATATCGTCATCGAGTTGATGGGCGGCCTGACGCAAGCCCGCCGCCTGACGCTCGAAGCCCTGCGCAGCGGACGCCACGTCATCACCGCCAATAAATTGATGCTGGCCACTTGCTGGCCGGAGCTCCTGGGCGCGGCCCGCAGAAATAACGCCCATCTTTTCTTCGAGGCCGCGGTGGCCAGCGGCATCCCCATCATCCGCTCCATCCGCGAAGGCCTGGTCGCCTCGCGCATCCATCGGATCGAAGGTATTTTAAACGGCACGACCAATTACATCTTAACGCGCATGATGCGCGACGCCATGCCCTATAAGGAGGCGCTCACCCAGGCCCAGCGCCTGGGCTTTGCGGAAGCCGACCCCAGCTTGGACACCAGCGGCGCGGATACGGCGCACAAACTTTCCATACTCGCCTCCCTGGCATCGGGAAGCTGGGTCTCCCCTGCGACCGTTTACCGCGAAGGGATCGAGCGTCTGAATTTAACGGATATTCTGTTCGCGCAAAACCGGCTTTCCCTGGTGCCCAGGCTCCTGGGCATTGCCGAAATCAACACCGGCGCGCGCGTATCCGCCCGCGTCCATCCTTGCCTGATTCCCATCACCGACCCTATGGCTACAGTAGACGACGAATACAACGCCATTGCCGTATCCACCGATGCCGCCGGAACGATTTATTTCCAAGGCAAAGGCGCCGGCGCCCTGCCCGCGGCCAGCTCAGTGCTTTCCGATCTGGTTGATTTAGGGCAATTGATCCTCTCTTCGGCTCAAATGCAACTGCCGGCCCAGATGCGGTGA
- a CDS encoding FecR domain-containing protein, with the protein MIMRGLLWFLFLLAVPAVWAGSPAKLQVARGTVHVLRVNSTLWLPIETGIDVFEGDKIRGQADTRAMLFLPDGSTADIGPWSLIHVDSFLSQQRSFRLEMGTIRSVIAHFLGGFQIVTPTAVCAVRGTDFSVSVDPDLKGKTTVEVHGGQVHVRDNQGKTTLLAAGDSVVVLAQGMQEPLRAPKPPPNKPLHEGFSKKTFYFLGILGAAVAAILLL; encoded by the coding sequence GTGATTATGCGCGGGTTGTTGTGGTTTTTATTTTTATTGGCCGTGCCTGCTGTCTGGGCGGGTTCGCCGGCGAAATTGCAGGTGGCCAGGGGAACGGTTCATGTGCTGCGGGTCAATTCCACTTTGTGGCTGCCGATTGAAACCGGCATCGACGTTTTCGAGGGGGACAAAATCCGCGGCCAGGCCGATACCAGGGCCATGCTGTTTCTGCCCGACGGTTCAACCGCGGACATCGGGCCCTGGAGTCTGATTCACGTCGATTCGTTTTTATCGCAACAGCGAAGTTTTCGTTTGGAGATGGGCACCATCCGCAGCGTCATCGCCCATTTTTTAGGCGGTTTCCAAATCGTGACCCCGACCGCCGTCTGCGCCGTGCGTGGGACAGATTTTTCAGTTTCCGTCGATCCCGATTTAAAAGGCAAGACCACGGTCGAAGTTCACGGCGGGCAGGTCCATGTTCGCGACAATCAAGGGAAGACGACGTTATTGGCCGCAGGCGACAGCGTCGTCGTCCTGGCCCAAGGCATGCAGGAACCCCTGCGCGCTCCAAAACCCCCGCCGAACAAGCCTCTTCACGAGGGTTTTTCCAAAAAGACGTTTTATTTCTTAGGGATATTGGGCGCGGCGGTCGCCGCGATTTTGCTCCTGTAA